ttcgagcagaaaacatgaaattttcgacatgctggaaactttttcGTTTCAGAAGATAGGTGGgtgtgaaagcgagaaagtttctcagaaataatttaaattatttttccaattgtcaaacgtactcggaCGTTCAAAATAACTATAGgatggataaaaatgatccagataccaatagaaaggagacattctccccgttaatttgatataaaattattacgcattaagacgccccatgattctgagagaagtgatattaaaaaaaatcttcgcgatgtttccaattttatcataaaagttgaatttcctttaaatccttcaaccctaaaacgtttttagcactactaggatatcgggtatgatattctacatccaatttcgacgttgaattggaaatttgagaaaattgcaattttacacgaattggcaaccttgtaatttcttcggatggagggccaagtctcaacttattttacacagactatagtgATACAGTTTAATCAGCTTCTAATTataaaactatgattatttTCCCCTGTTATTCATTAAATAGTAATTTCcctgttattaatattttccctTGTTTTTCTGTAATACAAGtgattgaattatacatttattttctTCTGGTTGTGATAACTCATTTTATTTTAGGTTTTTATGAATTGTAAAAATTTGTttcgaaattaatatttttcttttcaaattctgttacattttaaaaagtaatatttttcttttcaaattctgtTACATTTCttctttaaaaattgaattgtaaatttttttatagttaaaAATGACAGCAGTCACACGATAGGAGTTGAATTTGGATCCAAAATAATTAACGTCGCTGGAAAGTCTGTGAAACTTCAAATATGGGATACAGCCGGCCAGGAAAGATTCaggtaattgaaaaatactccATTATGTATAAATTCATAGAAAAGAGAGACAACAATAACGTAAAGTTTGCGCTTGACTTTGCGTTTTGActcgatctggcaacgttgtgtaGCTGGAAAAGTATAGCACTATAATgtttttcgaatgatagacaaggatagcaacaccaatgttaatcaaatactgccattataacgtgaacctcactatattgtCCCGTTACTGGCAACCCCGTCGACAAGAGGCTGGTTGAGCTCTCTGTGTGTGGactgtatatatgtatatagtgaggttcacgttataatggcagtggagaaagatagcacaacaacgttgccgatcttcttTCTtggcaatgccttctatagacggtagcttaaacaggtttattgatgtaatattaactgttcattctcgtttaaataatcaattatattttattaagcaagaaattatatttttcaattatttcataatgaattttattatcaagattaaatattttgttaattaattattaattttacattgttgaaagacgatctggcaacagaaaaATGCGAGAAGGAgaaagcgctatctgctttgttgaatgatagacaaggatagcaatgccattgccattataacgtggatcgcACTATAAAACGATAATTTTTTGTCTGGCAGTGTGGCTAGGTGGAAAAATCATTATAACAAACACTACTTcaccttattatttttttttgtttgttcttACTGCCGAGACTGTGCTATGGAGCTCTCAACACCACTAGTGGCTCATGGTCATGGTTCACATTACGACACGACACTGAGTTCAACCGCAATTTAGTGCACATACACTTTTCATACCACAGAGCAACTATCGCTGGTGTGAACTCCCCCATGTAATTTCACACATTTCATACCACAAAGCAACTATCGCTggtgtgtacacacatttcatacCACAGAGCAACTATCGCCGGTATGAACTCCCCCATATAATTTCACACATTTCATACCACAAAGCAACTATCGCTGGTGTGAGCATCCTCGGGCCCTGCTTGTATAATCTCACACAATTCAGATCATGGAGCAATTATCGTGGATGTGAATTCCCCATAAAATTTCACACATTTCATACGGTACCACAGAGCAACTATCGCTGGTGCAAGTTTCCCTGTTTGACGGCTGCTTTacgtttttatatttatttatccattcataaaACATCTCCCAGAAAAGTAGCAGAGCTTAATGTGGTATatgtgtttttataaaaaatggtaTATTATTCGATGAAATCACTCATGTAAATAGGGGAGCAGATACTCTTTCAATAAGATTACAAATGAATggttcaattataaatttaatagcaGTGTATAGATCTCCAGCCGCTGACATTGATGTTTTCTTATCTGATCTTGATACGCAACTGAGAGACATTGATAAgacacaagaaattattttgcTGGGTGACTTGAATATCGATCTATTACAAAACAGTAAAActtcaaatgaatatatcagTTTAATGCAAATAAACGGTCTCAAGTCGTTCATAAACAAGCCAACacgaataaatgataattctgAAACCTGTATTGATCACATTTTTTACAAAGGTCCGAAAATTGGGGAAGAAAACATTCTAGGaaacaattattcataaaaCTTCTATAACCGATCATTTTTGTATAACTCTCCATATTAGTATAAACAAACAGGCACCTAATAAACCAAACAACTTAAATCattacaaagaaaaaataaattatttcaaactcaTTGATTTGTTGAAGGGGGAAACATGGGTTGATGAACTTTCTAATATGGACGCCTCTACTGACTTGGATGATCTAGTTAACCGATTCGTAAAAAAGTTGTTATCTTATATAAAACTATCAACTCAtcaaataaagttgaaaagtgAATCTAGACCTCTAAAGGAATGGATAAGTTCAGGCTTGGtgaattcaataagaataaGAGACAAAATGCATAATACTTTGAAAAAACAACCTTTTAATGTAACGTTGAGAGAAAATTATAGTCTATAGAAATTTACTAAATAAACTTATCAAATCAGCAAAAATCGACTTTTATAAGAACAAATTAAAATCATGTGAAGGGAACAATAAAAAGGTATGGAACTGCATTCAAGAAATATTAAACAGTAAACGCCAAAAAGTTCTGCCTGGTATTGATCCTGAActactaaataattatttttcagatgTGGGAAAGTCTTACGCGAAGAGAGTCTtcgaagaaaatgaaaatcttcCTTTTCTGGAAACCACTGCTGTTTCTAATTTCCGCCTTGTGAACTCTTTTTTTATGCATCCTACAAGTTCACAAGAagttataaaacaataaataatttaaaaaatggtgCATCCTCTGGTTTGATAATTTAAGTAGTTTTTGTTTAAAAAGAATAGCAACTTTTATAGCTCAGCCCCtaacattaatttttaatagatgTATGGAAACTGGACATTTCCCTAGTCACTTTAAAATTGCAAACATAATCCCATTGCATAAATCTGGGGACAAGAAGAATCCAGGCAATTATCGTCCAATAAGTCTCATAAGTAATTTatccaaagtttttgaaaaaataataaaagaacaGGTTGCTCATATTTAAAAaagttcaatttaataaacCAGTATCAATATGCCTTCCAAGAAAATAAGAGTACTGAGGATGCCATGACTGaacttgtaaaagaaataacaTCTAATTtcaacacaaacaaaaaatcttTGGCTGTATTTCTGGACTTagccaaagcatttgatactgtccCACACATCAACCtgcttgaaaaacttgaaaatgtggaTTTCGTGGTCCGGTCTTGAAGCTCATTGCTGGTTATTGGGGaacagaatacaaattataactctAAATGGAAAAGAGAGCAAAGTAACTTTAACAGGATTCGGCTTACCCCAGGGTACAGTTCTTTCTCcgattttatttttagtttatatAAATGATCTATTAAGTCTTCCTATCAAGGGATGTAGAGTTTTGTCatatgctgatgatactgcattGGTTTTTACGGGGACTTCATGGGACAACGTGATATCCTTAACCAACATCGGACTAGCTGGTGTGAGAGTGTGGCTTGTTAGAAATGCGTTGACACTGAATTACTCGAAGAGCGTTTATatgactttttcaccaaactCAAGAACTCAACCCGATGATATCACACTTCAATTAAATGCAGTAAGAGTACACAATGGAAATTGCCTGTATGGCAAGAACGGTAGCAATCGTAATCAACTGCCTTGCCCTTGTCCCGTTTTAGAAAACGTGACCAAAACAAAGTATTTAGGTGTCACTCTGGACCCTAATTTAAGATGGAATGAGCATATAAATAGTATGTGTagcaaaatgaaatttatgatccacaaattttataatttgagcTTACTCAAAGACAAAGGTCTAAGTAGAATGGTATATCTAGCATATGCTCAGTCAGTCTTCCAGTATGGAATTAGGGTGTGGGGTGGCGCTTTCAAtgcacattttaaaaaattgaatgttattCAAAAGGGTATTCTCAAGGCAGCCTTGGGAGTGCCCAGACGATACCCTATTCACCAACTTTTTCTGGAATTTGGAGTTATGACAGTCAGACAGCTATATATTAGAAATCTAATTAAATATATCAGCAATCATACAGATATCTTTACACTGCatcaaactaattatattttcagatctgCAAACAGATATATTGTTCCTCGAACTGACTTTCGTGACCCGTAGCTACTACCGTGGCGCGGCTGCTAGTGTTCGACATGGTACCAGCAATAGTTGGCTCCGCTATTAAAATAtgtgaaattgaattataatagaTGTTCACTCCAACAATAGTTGCTCTTTGATATGAAATGTGTGGAATTATACGGGGTTTTTCAAACCAAAAATAGTTGCTCTGTGATATGAAATGTATGGGATTATATGAGATTCTCACATCAGCAATAGTTGCTCTGTGGTATGAAATGTGTGGAATTCAATTGAGGTTCTCATGCATTTTTTTGTAGATCGGTGACCCGTAGCTATACTATCGTGGCGCGGCTGGTGATCTGCTAGTGTTCGACATGATACCAACAATAGTTACTCTGTGGTATGAAATATGTGGAATTATACGGCAGTGTTCACACCAGTAATAGTTGCTGTGTGATATGAAATGTATGGAATTATACGGCAGTGTTCACACCAGCAACATTTGCTTTGTGGTGTGAAATGTGTGGAATTATACGGGGGTGAACACACCACAATGGTTGATTGTTATATGAAATGTGTGGAATTGAATGGAGGTTTTCATGCATTTTGTTTGTAGGTCGGTGACTCGTAGCTACTACCGTGGCGCGGCCGGTGCACTGCTTGTGTTTGACATGACCAATCGCGAGACGTTCAACGCACTGGCCAACTGGTTGTCGGATGCGCGCGCACTTGCCAGTCCCAACATTTGCATCCTGCTAGTCGGCAACAAGAAGGACCTCGAAGCCGAACGCGAGGTCACCTTCCTAGAGGCCAGCCAGTTTGCGCAGGAGAATGGTCAGTGATCAAATACATAAATATGTATAGAGATGAAATACATAATAGGTATATATGTATAATAGGTATATATATGTGTATACATATAGGTATACACATGAATACAATAGTGATCAAATACATAATAGGTGAGGTCCAAGTGAagtgagaaagataggagaaaaacgttgccgatcctctgtcttgtcaatgcttctATAGacgtagctgatacaggtttattgatgtaatattaacggttcattctcgtttaaaataatcaattatattttattgaacaaaaaattatatttttcaattatttcataatgaatttcataatttagatgaaatattttttcaattaatt
This genomic window from Nilaparvata lugens isolate BPH unplaced genomic scaffold, ASM1435652v1 scaffold6351, whole genome shotgun sequence contains:
- the LOC120356275 gene encoding ras-related protein Rab-4B-like; the protein is FFIVKNDSSHTIGVEFGSKIINVAGKSVKLQIWDTAGQERFRSVTRSYYRGAAGALLVFDMTNRETFNALANWLSDARALASPNICILLVGNKKDLEAEREVTFLEASQFAQEN